The DNA window TTCCACAATTACTCTCAGGGCGTTTTTCTGTACTGTCCATAGATCATCGTCGAGAAGGAGAAGAACCTCTTTGAGGGTCTCCTTGCTGGCGGTGGCGCGGATCAGTACTTCTTCCACGCCCTCCCCCGTCGCCAATGCTTCCCTGATGTCCAGCTCCCCGTCCATTCAATCACCATTGTAGGTTACTGCAAAGGTTTATATAAGCTTTTCACTTAGCCTCTTCGGGGGATAAACCATGAAACGGGGAGTTCCAGTGATTCTAATGCTGTTGCTGGCTTTTTCTTTGTCTGCGCAGGCGCTTGCGGAGCAGAGTCCCGTGCTGTGGAAAGGTGAGGTATGCAGTGACGTCCAGTATCAGAAAAGCATTGAGGCAGTCGCGATCCTCAACGGCAGGGTTTACGCGGGATGCTCCTACAGGCAGCTGGCCAACGCCAGCGGCATGATTGGCATCTACTACCTGGGAACCACCGCCGCGTACTCGTCCAACGGCACCTTCCTCTGGCAGAACGACTCCGGCTACGTTGTAAAGCTGTACCCCCTGCCCGACGGCAGCGTTTTGGTGGGTAGCATGGGGGGCTTCATAACCTTTGACCGGGACGGCAGGTTTGCGGCCAGAAACCTCACGACGAACAAGCTTTACGATTTTCAGATCGTTGGGAAGGATGTTTACGCAGTTGACGGCGACTTTTTCCTTGAGAACGGCAGCGAGTCGTACGTTGGTCACCTGTACCGCGGAACCCTTGTGAACGATACCGTGATACTGAACGGCTGGACCCTCAACTTCACCTCCCTCGTCAGCAGGGTCAGAGTCGGGGATGGGATTATCTACGTTGGTGCTGGATTCCCCTCAGGGTACGTTGGCCCCTGGCAGTTCGGCTACGTCTACGGCGTCCTGCCCAACGGGACCCTTGCCTGGACTGTGGAGACGGGCCAGTGGGTCAGGGACATGGAGTCCTGGGGGGGCGGCGTGCTGGCGGGGACCGGAAACGGTACCTCAGAGGGGCGCCTCTACATGATAAGTTCCGATGGGAAGGTACTCTGGGAACGGGAGCTGTTCTACACCGAGGACATCGAGGTGAACGGTGACACCGCCTACATCGGAGGAATGGGCTCCGCCGGTGGAGAACTCGTGGCACTGGACTCCTCTGGAAACGTTCTGTGGAACCAGAGCTTCCTGTACAAGGTTAAGGTGGTTAAATACGCTGACGGTGTGCTCCTGGTGGGTACGGGTAAGTTCGAGCGCAGGGACGAGAACGGAACCACGGTCATCTACAGTGTTGGCTCCCTCTACGCAGTTGACCCCGCCGA is part of the Thermococcus celericrescens genome and encodes:
- a CDS encoding outer membrane protein assembly factor BamB family protein, with amino-acid sequence MKRGVPVILMLLLAFSLSAQALAEQSPVLWKGEVCSDVQYQKSIEAVAILNGRVYAGCSYRQLANASGMIGIYYLGTTAAYSSNGTFLWQNDSGYVVKLYPLPDGSVLVGSMGGFITFDRDGRFAARNLTTNKLYDFQIVGKDVYAVDGDFFLENGSESYVGHLYRGTLVNDTVILNGWTLNFTSLVSRVRVGDGIIYVGAGFPSGYVGPWQFGYVYGVLPNGTLAWTVETGQWVRDMESWGGGVLAGTGNGTSEGRLYMISSDGKVLWERELFYTEDIEVNGDTAYIGGMGSAGGELVALDSSGNVLWNQSFLYKVKVVKYADGVLLVGTGKFERRDENGTTVIYSVGSLYAVDPADGSILGELPNLGYVRSIAVEKGTAVVGTASSTFYAIDVEKLAGNGGEKSICGPAAIVALALLGLLVRRR